From Candidatus Methylomirabilis sp., a single genomic window includes:
- a CDS encoding integration host factor subunit alpha — protein MTKADIASIVAERGLAKKQAMEVVEATLAIVKNALEKGEKIQLVGFGSFQVKAKRARKGRNPQTGEPITITARKVLKFKPGKALHQAVNGLNG, from the coding sequence ATGACCAAGGCTGACATAGCTTCGATCGTCGCTGAAAGAGGCCTCGCCAAGAAACAGGCGATGGAAGTAGTAGAGGCGACCCTTGCTATCGTAAAGAATGCTCTCGAGAAAGGGGAGAAGATCCAGCTTGTCGGCTTTGGCTCTTTTCAGGTCAAGGCCAAGCGTGCGAGGAAAGGCCGGAATCCTCAAACCGGCGAGCCGATCACTATCACGGCTCGTAAGGTGCTGAAGTTCAAGCCCGGAAAAGCCTTGCATCAAGCCGTGAACGGTCTCAACGGGTAG
- a CDS encoding MerR family transcriptional regulator, protein MRSRPRASQRLLPGLDGSAEIPEKLYFKIGEVAELTGVQPYILRYWETQFTTLRPTKSPSGQRLYRRSDVVSVLHIKELLYEKRFTIAGARRHLSAEQGSFPPTVVDSVRLVKEELKNISSLLRRHSP, encoded by the coding sequence GTGAGATCGAGGCCTCGAGCTTCACAAAGGCTTCTCCCGGGTCTTGATGGCAGTGCCGAGATTCCGGAGAAGCTGTACTTTAAAATCGGAGAGGTCGCTGAACTGACCGGCGTTCAACCTTACATCCTCCGCTACTGGGAGACGCAGTTTACAACGCTGCGGCCAACCAAGAGTCCGAGCGGGCAGCGACTGTATAGGCGTAGTGACGTCGTGTCTGTGCTTCACATCAAGGAGTTGCTGTACGAGAAGCGGTTCACTATTGCCGGGGCCAGGCGCCATCTGTCAGCAGAGCAGGGGTCGTTTCCACCAACCGTAGTGGACTCTGTGCGACTGGTAAAGGAAGAACTGAAAAATATCTCCTCATTATTGCGTAGACATTCCCCCTGA
- the surE gene encoding 5'/3'-nucleotidase SurE gives MNILISNDDGIHARGLRVLADALSSLGEVWVVAPDRERSASSHALTLNRPLRVTKVAPTWFTVDGTPTDCVALALMGMIKQKFDLVASGINIGGNMGDDVTYSGTVSAAFEATLLGYPAFALSVVAQRRVNFTAAGRVAVMVAELITQHGLPRNTMLNVNVPNCRPSAIKGVAITQQGRRRYGDIIVRKVDPRGKAYYWIGGKEPTWEPSEESDYAAVTAGSISITPLHIDLTNSRAVKELQRWKFPWNHIPSTAGRRHVTA, from the coding sequence ATGAACATTCTGATCTCCAATGATGACGGCATTCATGCTCGAGGCCTTCGAGTGCTTGCGGATGCCCTGTCCAGTCTTGGTGAAGTGTGGGTAGTGGCGCCTGATCGTGAACGGAGCGCATCCAGCCACGCCCTGACGCTTAATCGACCGCTGCGGGTCACCAAGGTTGCGCCGACTTGGTTCACGGTTGACGGCACACCTACCGATTGCGTGGCGCTGGCCCTGATGGGCATGATTAAGCAGAAATTCGACTTGGTGGCATCCGGAATCAATATCGGCGGGAATATGGGCGATGATGTGACCTACTCTGGAACAGTTTCAGCCGCCTTCGAGGCGACATTGCTGGGGTATCCGGCGTTTGCCCTGTCTGTTGTGGCTCAGCGGCGAGTCAACTTCACGGCAGCAGGGCGGGTCGCTGTTATGGTGGCTGAGCTGATCACGCAACATGGCCTGCCGCGGAATACTATGCTGAACGTGAATGTCCCGAATTGCCGCCCCTCAGCAATTAAAGGTGTGGCGATCACGCAACAGGGAAGACGACGCTATGGTGACATCATCGTGAGAAAGGTGGACCCTCGCGGGAAGGCCTATTACTGGATCGGCGGGAAGGAACCCACATGGGAGCCATCGGAAGAAAGCGATTATGCCGCGGTGACGGCAGGATCTATCTCGATCACGCCGCTTCACATAGATCTGACCAACTCTCGCGCTGTCAAAGAGCTCCAGAGATGGAAGTTTCCCTGGAATCACATACCCTCCACAGCGGGACGCCGCCACGTGACAGCGTGA